One region of Pyramidobacter sp. YE332 genomic DNA includes:
- a CDS encoding autotransporter outer membrane beta-barrel domain-containing protein, translating to MFCLPACGTEEAPRHAEARAGLKPNGIWLTPFYYKNSIDGFHSNAGTWDSDTKLYGVTLGYSKLTPAGLLGAVLNLGRYDAQGKGRLTGSSAEGNVAGFGTFFGTRLGTWNVTASLSHHWLDGNLRGSVRGIPFQSDAVKARIFTAGLKGSFLGLHRTGSLKVTPFLGVNYAHYGEDAFTVSIAARPLIDTGSGSFSQWTFPLGLHLDWDAAHTPTGWSLRPSLELAYVRAAGDVDFRTKLRRISGGAGAVDFNTAMADENSFRASLNLEAQKKWFSLGVKLSGTLSSHQHSFGAALTGKWQF from the coding sequence ATGTTCTGTCTGCCGGCATGCGGAACGGAGGAAGCCCCGAGGCATGCAGAGGCGCGCGCTGGGTTGAAGCCCAACGGCATCTGGCTGACTCCTTTCTATTATAAGAACAGCATCGACGGCTTCCACTCAAACGCTGGAACTTGGGACTCCGACACCAAACTCTATGGCGTCACGTTGGGCTACAGCAAGCTCACTCCCGCAGGTCTGCTGGGGGCCGTTCTCAACCTCGGCAGGTACGACGCTCAAGGGAAAGGCAGGCTGACGGGCAGCAGCGCGGAGGGCAACGTCGCCGGCTTCGGTACGTTTTTCGGCACGCGGCTGGGCACGTGGAACGTCACGGCCAGCCTGTCGCATCACTGGCTGGACGGCAATCTGCGCGGTTCGGTGCGCGGCATTCCTTTTCAGTCCGACGCGGTGAAGGCGCGCATTTTCACGGCGGGGCTGAAGGGGTCGTTTTTGGGGCTGCATCGTACAGGCAGTCTCAAGGTTACGCCATTTCTCGGCGTCAACTACGCCCATTACGGCGAGGACGCCTTTACTGTCTCGATAGCGGCTCGTCCCCTGATCGACACGGGCAGCGGCTCATTCAGCCAATGGACATTTCCTCTCGGGCTGCATTTGGACTGGGATGCCGCGCATACGCCGACGGGCTGGTCGCTCAGACCGTCGCTCGAGCTGGCTTACGTGCGCGCGGCCGGCGATGTGGACTTCCGCACCAAGCTGCGCCGCATATCGGGCGGCGCAGGCGCAGTGGATTTCAACACGGCGATGGCCGACGAGAACAGTTTCCGCGCCTCTTTAAACCTCGAAGCTCAGAAAAAATGGTTTTCGCTGGGCGTCAAACTAAGCGGCACGCTGAGTTCCCACCAGCACAGCTTCGGTGCCGCTCTGACGGGGAAGTGGCAGTTTTAG